A segment of the Promicromonospora sukumoe genome:
CCCAGGGTTCGGGCGGCCCGCCGCGGACGGTGACGCGGCGGGCGCCCTTCTGGCAGGCTGTGACCGCCCGGTCAGGAGCGGCCGCCCGGCCAGGAAAGGACTCGTCATGGCGTGGAGCACCCGTGAGCTCGCCGACCTGGCGGGCACCACGGTCAAGGCCATCCGGCTCTACCACGAGCGGGGGCTGCTCGATGAGCCCCTGCGACGGTCCAACGGGTACAAGCAGTACGAGGTCAGCCACCTCGTCAGCCTGCTGCGCATCCGGCGGCTCACGGAGCTGGGGTTCCCGCTCTCGGCGATCGACGCGGTCCGCGGCGGGGGCGACGCCTCGCCCGCCGCGCTCCGTGAGCTCGACGCCGAGCTCGCGGCGAGCATCGAGCGCCAGCTCAAGGCCCGGTCGGCCATCGCGGCCATCCTGCGCGACGGCACCGCCGCGGACGCGCCGGTGGGGTTCGAGTCCCTCGGGCCCCGGCTGTCGGACGCCGACAGCTCGCTCATCCACATCTACACCCAGCTCTACACGCAGGAGGCGATGACGGACCTGCGGAAGATGGTGGAGGCGGAGGACCCTGGGGCCGCCGGCGCCGAGTTCGACGCCCTGCCCGCCGACGCGGACGAGGAGACGCGGCAGCGGGTCGCGGAGCAGCTCGCGCCGGACATCGCGCGGCACCTGACGGACCACCCCTGGCTCACCAGCCCGGGTGACCGCCTCGCCCGCAGCGAGGAGGTCACCCGGCAGATGTTCTCGGACGCGATCGTCGAGCTCTACAACCCGGCCCAGCTCGACGTGATCCGGCGGGCGAGCCTGGCCGCGCTGGCGATGCTGGACCAGGCGCCCGCGGCTGACACCCCGGACTGACCCGTCGCTCAGGCGGTGGGGCCGGTCGTCCCGGTGATCAGCACGAGCAGCGGCAGGCCCACGTTGTTGACGGCGTGCACGATCACGGCGGGCCAGATGGACCCGCTGCGGCGCATGACCTCGGCCGCGATGAGGCCCACCACGAGGGCCGAGGGGAGCGCCATGTTGATCCCGTGCACGAGGGCGAAGAAGACCGAGCTGGACACGACACCGATCACCGGGCCGTACCGCAGCAGGGCGTTGGTCACGACGCCGCGGAAGAAGAACTCCTCGCCGATCGGGGTGAGGATCGACAGGAAGAGGAAGGTCAGGATCAGCGGCAGCACGCCACCGCCCGCGGCGTCGTAGTAGTCGCCCTGGGGGTCGGCGTCGAACCCGGTCACGGTGATGACGCCCAGGTTGACCAGCCCCTTGAGCAGGAGCGCGACGACGCCGGCGGCCACGCCGACGAGCACCCAGCGCCAGCTCGTGCGGCGCACGCTGAAGGCGCCCCAGGACCGGATCCGGATCAGCGCGGCGACGGCGAAGGCGATCAGGCCGATGACGCCGGACCACGCGGTCAGGATCAGCCCGTAGACCACGGGGTCCTCGTCCAGGCCGATGGCGCCGAACAGCCGGATCGCGAGCATGGCGACGAGCGCCGCGAGCGAGCCGACGACGATCTCGGGCCAGCCCGGCCGGTCCGGTGCCACGGTGCCGGTCGGGGCAGGCTTCGGGCGGGTGGCATCACTGGTCGACATAGCGGTTCGCTCCATGGTTCTGTTCGTCTGGCGGTGCAGTACGAGCATTGGATTCCGTGCCCATGGGGCAGGGTCAAAGAGCGGCCGACGGCGCGACCGTGGCGTTAGCCGGACCGGCTCTCGTGCCGGAGCTCCTCGGCGCGGGTGGTCGCCGCCCACGTGGCGAGCAGGGCGAGCGAGTCGGCGCTCGGCGAACCAGGGGCCGGTGAGTACGCGACCATCACCAGGCCGGGGTCGGCGGGGAGGTCGAAGCTCTCGAAGCTGAGCTCGAGCTCGCCCACGACGGGATGGTGCAGGCGCTTGACGCCCGTCCGGTGCAGGAGGACGTCGTGCGTGGCCCAGCGCACCCGGAAGTCCTCGCTCCGGGTGGACAGCTCGCCGATCAGGTTGATCAGGGCGGGGTCGTCCGGGTTGCGCCCGGCCTCCTGCCGTAGCGCCGCCGCGGTGTCCGCGGCGTTCTTCTCCCAGTCGAGCAGGAACTGCCGGGCCGCCGGGTCCAGGAACGTGAAGCGCGCCGCGTTGGCCGGGCGCTGCGGGGTCGCGAGCACCGGCTGGTACAGGGCCCGTCCGAGCTCGTTCATGGCGAGGATGTCCTGCCGGCCGTTGCGGATCCAGGCCGGTGCGTCGGTGATGGCCTCCAGGATCCGCTGGACGACCGGGCGGACCTGCTGCGGGGCGGGCCGCCGACGCCGGGGCTCGCGCCGGGGCGCCGCACGGGCGAGGTCGAAGAGGTGGGCGTGCTCCGCCTCGTCGAGCTGCAGCGCGCGAGCCACCGCCTCGAGCACCGCGTCCGAGACGTTGCTCAGGTTCCCACGCTCCATCCGGGCGTAGTACTCGACGCTCACCCCGGCGAGCAGGGCGACCTCCTCCCGGCGGAGCCCGGGGACACGCCGGGTCGACCCGAAGCTCGGCAGGCCGCTCTCCTCCGGGCGCACGCGCGCCCGGCGTGAGGTGAGGAAGTCCCGCACGTCCTGGCGCTGGTCGGTCATGGTCTCGATGGTAGGTCGGGGGCCGCGGCGCAGGGAGGAACTGCCAGTGCACCTCACGGCAGTTCCTTCCGGGGCGACCCGCGGACGCGTTCACTGGCCGCATGAACGAGATCACCCTGAACAACGGCGTCGTCATGCCCGCCCTGGGCTTCGGCGTCTTCCAGAGCGGACCGCGCGAGACCGCCGACGCCGTGGAGGTCGCGCTGGCGACCGGCTACCGGCTCGTCGACACCGCCGCCGTGTACTTCAACGAGGGGGAGGTGGGGGAGGGCATCCGGCGCTCGGGCCTCGCCCGGGACGAGGTGTTCGTCGAGACCAAGGTGTGGGTCTCGGACTACGGCTACGACGAGACCTTCCACGCGTTCGAGAAGTCGGCGGGCAAGCTCGGGTACGACACGATCGACCTGCTGCTCCTGCACCAGCCGGCGCCCGACCGGTTCGGCTCGACGGTGGCCGGGTACCGGGCGCTGGAGAAGCTGCTCGCGGACGGCCGCGTGCGTGCCATCGGCGTGAGCAACTTCCTGCCGGACCACCTGGACCGGCTGATCGCCGAGACGGACGTGGTCCCCGCGGTGAACCAGATCGAGCTGCATCCCTACAGCACGCAGCCGGCGGTGCAGCGGGCGAACGCGGCGCACGGCATCGTCAGCCAGGCGTGGTCACCGATCGGCGGGATCACCTTCTACCCGGGCTACGGCGGCGGGCGCAGCAGCGTGCTGGACGACCCCGGCCTCCAGGCGGTCGCGCGAGCCCACGGCAGGTCGGCCGCGCAGGTCATGCTCCGGTGGCACCTGCAGCGTGGCAGGTCGGCCATCCCCAAGTCGGTGACGCCCTCGCGCATCGCCGAGAACTTCGACGTCTTCGACTTCGACCTCACCGCGGACGAGCTCGCGCTGATCGAGACGCTGGACCGGGGCGTCCTGAACGGCCCCGACCCGGAGGACCCGGAGACGCCGCGCCGCTTCAACTTCGACCGACCCATCCCGGAGGCGTAGCCGGTGGGCGCGAGGCAGGGCTGAGATCGGGGCGCGAGCTAGTCGCCGCGACCCGCGCCGTGGCCGGCCTGCACGCCGGCGACGACCCCGCCGTCGACCAGCAGGTCCGTGCCGGTGACGTACCCCGCACCCGGCCCGGTGAGGAACTCGACGGCCGCGGCGACGTCGCTCGCGGTGCCCGGTGCGCCCGCCGCGGAGCCGGCCAGCAGCGCGCGGATCTGGGCGCCCGCCTCGGTCGCGAGCTCCTGCTGGCCCATCGGCGTGGAGATCAGTCCCGGGCTCACGCTGTTGATCCGCGCACCCCGCTCGCCCCAGACCCGTGCGGCGGCCTGCACCCGCACCTGGTTGGCGCGCTTGGCCAGCCCGTAGGCCGCCCCGGGGCTCGCGAAGGCGGGGTCCGTCAGGAACGGGAGCGCGAGCAGGTGCTCCGTCGGCGTGGTCGCCAGGGCGGCCTCGACCTCGGCCGGAAGCCGCGCCGCCGTCATCGTCCCGGCCATGCTCGCGATGACGACGCCGGAGCCGCCCGGCGCGACGACCGTCGAGAACGCCTCGAGGAAGTGCGCGACGCCGAGCAGGTCCACCCGCAGGATCGCCTCGGAGGTGGCTTGCGCGGGGGACAGGCCGGCGGTGTGCACCGCGGTGAGCACCTCGCCCAGATCCGCGGCGGCTTCCGCCGTCGCGGTCATCGAGGCCTGGTCGGACACGTCCACCCGCCGGGTGCTGACGTCGAAGCCGTCGCCGGAGAGCTGACCGTGCAGGCGGTCGAGCAACGCCTCGTCGATGTCCGCCAGGAGCACCCGGCGTCCGGAGCCGATCCGGCGGACGACCGCCTCGCCCATGCCGCCGGCCCCGATCACGACCAGTACCTTCTTCATGCTCTGCTCCTCGTTCGTCCAGGTGGTCAGGTGTGCAGGTACGAGGCGCCGTTGACGTCGAGCACGGCCCCGGAGGACCAGCGGGCCTCGGGCGACGCCAGGTACACGACGGCGGCGGCGACCTCCTCGGCGGTGCCCACCCGCCCGAACGGGCTCTGCGCGCGCAGACCGTCGCCCTGCTCGCCCGCGAGCTTGGCGGCCTGCCGGTCGGTCGCCACGAAGCCGGGCGCCACCGAGGCCACGGCGATGTCGTGCGGAGCCAGCGCCAGGGCCAGCGACTGGCCGAGCGCGTGCACCCCGGCCTTCGTCGCGCCGTACGCCGGGTAGTCGGGCTCCCCGCGGAGCGCCCCACGGGAGCCGACGTTGACGATCGCACCGCCCGTTCCTGACGCGACCAGGTGCCGGGCCGCCGCCCAGCTCACGTGGGCCGTGCCGAGCAGGTTGACGCGCACCATCGTGTCCCACGCGGCGGCCCAGTCCTCGAAGGAGGTGTCCTGGACCCGGTGGACGTTGCCCGGGTCGGGCGCCGCCCCGGCGTTGTTGACCAGCACGGAGATCCCGCCCAGCCCCGCGACCGCCTCGTCCACCAGTGCGGTCGCCGCCGCCGGGTCGCCCAGGTCGCCCTGCACCAGGACGTGGCCGGAGCCGGGCAGCGCGGCGAGGGTCTGCGCGGCGTCGTCCCGGCCGTGGGCGTAGTGCACGGCGACGCGGTCGCCTCGTTCGGCGAAGGCCAGCGCCGTGGCGCGGCCGATGCCCCGGGACGCCCCCGTGACCAGGACGCCGCGGGACCCGGCGGCCGTCACCGGACCGCCCCCGGCAGGACTGTTCGCGGCAGGGCTGTCCCCGGCAGGACGGGGTGGCTGGACGCGCTGGTCGTGTGCACGAGTTTCTCCTGACGATCCGGGCGGCTGCTCGTGGTGCTCAGTGTGCCGCACGCCCAGGACGCCTGAGACGGGCCGCTGCGCCGGGCGCGGGCCGTCCCGTCATGGTGAGGTGTTCCGCAGGGACGACGCAGAGATGACGTGGTGTCACTGACGGGCGGGCAGGACCGATGTCAAAATATCCATCTGGATATTTTGGCTGTCCTGGACGTCGAGAGGAAAGACAGATCGTGGAGATCACTGAGCAGGCGACCTCGCGCCGGGCTCGGGGCGCCGGCTCCCGGCGCTCCGCCTGGTTCTGGGTGCCCCTCGCGCTGCTGGTCGTGCTCGTGGCGGTGCTCGGCTGGTTGAACCAGACGCCTTGGTGGGGCTGGGGCCTGGTCGCGCTGCTGCTGGTCGGGCTGGTGCTGTCCGCCAGATGGTGGCTGCGGCGCGGCGTGCTGCTCCGGGTGGGGGCGTGGCTGGTCGCGACCGCCGTCGTCGCCGGGACCGTGGTGCTCGCCCATCCCGGGCCGCAGTACCGGGTCGCCGGCGGCGCGGAGCGCGCGGCGACGGAGCCGGTCGAGACGCGCGAGGGCCCCGTGACGGGCGTCCGCAATGACAGCGGCACGGTCGAGATCTTCGCCGGCGTCCCGTACGCCGCGCCCCCGGTCGGCGAGCTGCGCTGGCAGGCGCCGCGGCCGCCCGAGCCGCGTTCCGAGGTGCTGGTGGCCGACCGCTTCTCGGCGGCGCCCGTCCAGGGCACCACGACGTTCACGACCAGGGCGCTGGCACGGTCCCTGGAGATCCCCCTGGAGGACACGTTCCTCAACCCGTACCCGGTCAGCGAGGACAGCCTCTACCTGAACATCTGGCGGCCCACCGGGGCGGCGTCGGCCGACCTGCCGGTGATCGTCTACGTGCCCGGCGGCGGCTTCGCCACCGGCTCGGGCGCGCTGCCGCTGT
Coding sequences within it:
- a CDS encoding MerR family transcriptional regulator, which gives rise to MAWSTRELADLAGTTVKAIRLYHERGLLDEPLRRSNGYKQYEVSHLVSLLRIRRLTELGFPLSAIDAVRGGGDASPAALRELDAELAASIERQLKARSAIAAILRDGTAADAPVGFESLGPRLSDADSSLIHIYTQLYTQEAMTDLRKMVEAEDPGAAGAEFDALPADADEETRQRVAEQLAPDIARHLTDHPWLTSPGDRLARSEEVTRQMFSDAIVELYNPAQLDVIRRASLAALAMLDQAPAADTPD
- a CDS encoding CPBP family intramembrane glutamic endopeptidase, coding for MSTSDATRPKPAPTGTVAPDRPGWPEIVVGSLAALVAMLAIRLFGAIGLDEDPVVYGLILTAWSGVIGLIAFAVAALIRIRSWGAFSVRRTSWRWVLVGVAAGVVALLLKGLVNLGVITVTGFDADPQGDYYDAAGGGVLPLILTFLFLSILTPIGEEFFFRGVVTNALLRYGPVIGVVSSSVFFALVHGINMALPSALVVGLIAAEVMRRSGSIWPAVIVHAVNNVGLPLLVLITGTTGPTA
- a CDS encoding helix-turn-helix domain-containing protein; protein product: MTDQRQDVRDFLTSRRARVRPEESGLPSFGSTRRVPGLRREEVALLAGVSVEYYARMERGNLSNVSDAVLEAVARALQLDEAEHAHLFDLARAAPRREPRRRRPAPQQVRPVVQRILEAITDAPAWIRNGRQDILAMNELGRALYQPVLATPQRPANAARFTFLDPAARQFLLDWEKNAADTAAALRQEAGRNPDDPALINLIGELSTRSEDFRVRWATHDVLLHRTGVKRLHHPVVGELELSFESFDLPADPGLVMVAYSPAPGSPSADSLALLATWAATTRAEELRHESRSG
- a CDS encoding aldo/keto reductase; amino-acid sequence: MNEITLNNGVVMPALGFGVFQSGPRETADAVEVALATGYRLVDTAAVYFNEGEVGEGIRRSGLARDEVFVETKVWVSDYGYDETFHAFEKSAGKLGYDTIDLLLLHQPAPDRFGSTVAGYRALEKLLADGRVRAIGVSNFLPDHLDRLIAETDVVPAVNQIELHPYSTQPAVQRANAAHGIVSQAWSPIGGITFYPGYGGGRSSVLDDPGLQAVARAHGRSAAQVMLRWHLQRGRSAIPKSVTPSRIAENFDVFDFDLTADELALIETLDRGVLNGPDPEDPETPRRFNFDRPIPEA
- a CDS encoding SDR family oxidoreductase, with protein sequence MKKVLVVIGAGGMGEAVVRRIGSGRRVLLADIDEALLDRLHGQLSGDGFDVSTRRVDVSDQASMTATAEAAADLGEVLTAVHTAGLSPAQATSEAILRVDLLGVAHFLEAFSTVVAPGGSGVVIASMAGTMTAARLPAEVEAALATTPTEHLLALPFLTDPAFASPGAAYGLAKRANQVRVQAAARVWGERGARINSVSPGLISTPMGQQELATEAGAQIRALLAGSAAGAPGTASDVAAAVEFLTGPGAGYVTGTDLLVDGGVVAGVQAGHGAGRGD
- a CDS encoding SDR family NAD(P)-dependent oxidoreductase; translation: MTAAGSRGVLVTGASRGIGRATALAFAERGDRVAVHYAHGRDDAAQTLAALPGSGHVLVQGDLGDPAAATALVDEAVAGLGGISVLVNNAGAAPDPGNVHRVQDTSFEDWAAAWDTMVRVNLLGTAHVSWAAARHLVASGTGGAIVNVGSRGALRGEPDYPAYGATKAGVHALGQSLALALAPHDIAVASVAPGFVATDRQAAKLAGEQGDGLRAQSPFGRVGTAEEVAAAVVYLASPEARWSSGAVLDVNGASYLHT